The following are encoded together in the Culex pipiens pallens isolate TS chromosome 1, TS_CPP_V2, whole genome shotgun sequence genome:
- the LOC120415624 gene encoding septin-4, protein MAAERDYIGFATLAEQVHRKSVKRGFEFTLMVCGESGLGKSTLVNSLFLTDLYGARSVPYAEERIEKTTKIDKKTLDIEEKGVKLRLTIVDTPGFGDSINCEDSWRVCTQYIDEQFRQYFTDESGLNRRNIQDNRVHCLLYFIPPWGHGLRQLDMDLMRRMHKKVNIVLVIGKADTLTTTEVQKLKTRVLEDIEANGIQIYQFPDCDSDEDEEFKQQDRELKASIPFAVVGSNIILEVAGKKIRGRQYPWGVVDAENPQHSDLIKLRNMLISTHMQDLKDTTRDVHYENFRAQCISQISQHALRERNKLKRESIASSHDPQAQTPNNSINETDRLLQQKEEEIRRMQDMLTQMQEKLKSTQLNDAVIDV, encoded by the exons CCGAACGCGACTACATCGGCTTCGCCACCCTGGCCGAACAGGTGCACCGAAAGTCGGTGAAGCGCGGCTTCGAGTTCACGCTGATGGTGTGCGGCGAGAGCGGGCTCGGCAAGTCCACGCTGGTCAACAGCCTGTTCCTGACGGATCTGTACGGGGCGCGGTCGGTGCCGTACGCCGAGGAGCGCATCGAGAAGACGACCAAGATCGACAAAAAGACGCTGGACATCGAGGAGAAGGGGGTCAAGCTGAGACTGACGATCGTGGACACGCCCGGCTTTGGGGACTCGATCAACTGCGAGGACAGTTGGCGGGTGTGTACGCAGTACATTGACGAGCAGTTCCGGCAGTACTTTACCGACGAGAGCGGGCTGAACCGGCGGAACATCCAGGACAATCGGGTGCACTGTTTGCTGTACTTTATACCACCGTGGGGACATGG ACTCCGTCAGCTGGACATGGACCTGATGCGGCGGATGCACAAAAAAGTTAACATCGTGCTGGTGATCGGCAAGGCGGACACACTGACCACGACCGAAGTGCAAAAGCTGAAGACGCGCGTCCTCGAGGACATCGAAGCGAACGGGATCCAGATCTATCAGTTTCCGGACTGCGACTCCGACGAGGACGAGGAGTTCAAGCAGCAGGATCGCGAGCTGAAGGCGAGCATTCCATTTGCCGTAGTCGGCAGCAACATCATCCTGGAGGTCGCCGGCAAGAAGATCCGGGGCCGTCAGTACCCGTGGGGAGTGGTGGACG CCGAAAACCCGCAGCACTCGGATCTGATCAAGCTGCGCAACATGCTCATCTCGACCCACATGCAGGACCTCAAGGATACGACGCGGGACGTGCACTACGAGAACTTCCGGGCGCAGTGCATCTCGCAGATCTCGCAGCATGCGCTGAGGGAGCGCAACAAGCTGAAACGGGAATCGATCGCTTCCAGCCATGACCCGCAGGCGCAAACGCCCAACAACAGCATCAACGAGACGGATCGGCTGCTgcagcagaaggaggaggaG ATCCGACGAATGCAGGACATGCTGACGCAGATGCAGGAAAAACTGAAATCGACCCAGCTGAACGATGCCGTCATCGACGTCTAG